The Streptomyces sp. NBC_01237 genomic interval ACATCGGCGAGCGCGGCCGCAAACTCTCCGGCGGCCAGCGCCAGCGCCTGCTGCTCGCCCGCGCGCTGCACGCCGGGGCCGACTTCGTCGTCCTCGACGAACCCACCACCGCGGTCGATCCCGCGACCGAACAGCGCATCGCCGAAGGACTGCGCGCCCTGCCCGCCACCACCCTGCTGATCACCACCAGCCCCATCCTGCTGTCCGCCTGCGACCGGGTCGTCGACCTCGGCGCCGCCCACCACGAACCGAACGGAACCCCCCGGTGACCCCGGCGCACCCCACCCTGCCCATCGCCGGCCCCCGCCGCACCCGGCGGGAACTGCGGCGCCGCCTGGGCGCCCACCGCGGCCGGCTCGCCGCCGCGCTGCTCACCCTCCTCAGCGGTACGGCGGTCACGCTGGCCACCCCGGCGATCCTCGGGGGCATCGTGGACGCGGTCACCGAGCAGTCCGGGCGCGGCCGGCTGACCGCTCTCGGCGTCGCCCTGCTGCTCGTCGCCGCCACCGGCGCCGCCCTCGCCCACGCCGGAGGCCGGATGCTGGTCACGGTGGTCCAGGACGTCCTGGCCGCGCTGCGCGAGGACGTGTTCGAGACCGCGATCCACCTGCCCGTCGCCACCCTGGAATCCTCCGACAGCTCCGATGTGGTCTCGCGGGTCACCCGCGATGTCGAGGCGATCTCGGAGGCGGCCTCCGATGTACTGCCCGACATCACCAACGCGGGCTTCACCATCGGTCTCAGCCTGGTCGGGCTGGCCGTCCTCGACCCCCGGCTGGCCCTCGCCGGTCTGGTCTGCCTGCCCATCCACATCCTCGCCACCCGTCAGTTCCTCGCCCGTTCCCACGTGGTGTACGGGGACATCCGCCGGCTGGAGTCCGCACGCGGGCAGTCCGTCATCGAAGCGGTGCACGGGGCGGAGACCATCCGTACCTACCGGACCCAGGACCTGCACCTGGGAGAGCTGTCCGGGCGCGGTGAACTCGCCATCGAGCGGCAGCGCGACGGGGTGAAGCTGCGCAACCGCTTCACGGGCCTGCTCAACGCGGCGGAGTTCATCGGGCTGGCCGCCGTCCTCCTGTGCGGTTACGCGCTGCTCGGCTCGGGGGCCATCACACTGGGCGCGGCCACCGCCGCCGCCCTCTACTTCCACCGGCTCTTCGGTCCGGTCGGCGCGCTTCTGGGCAGCCTGGACGACGTGCAGCGGGCCACGGTCGGGCTGGCCCGCCTCGTCGGGATCACCGACCTGGGCCGCGACCGGGAAGAGGGGGACGGGCGGGGCGGCGCGGACGGACGTCGCGAGACCGACGGGCGGAACGACACGGACGGGCCGCGCGAAACCGACGGCAGGGACGAGACCGACGGGCCTCACGAGACCGACGGCCCGGCCCGTGCTCCGTACCGTCCGGAGATCGAGGTGAAGGGCGTCTCGTTCTCGTACGACGGCACCCGCCCCGCCCTCAGCGATGTCTCCCTGCGCGTGCCCGCCGGCAGCAGCCTCGCGCTCGTCGGCGCCAGCGGCTCCGGCAAAACCACGCTGGCCCGCCTCATCGCGGGTCTGGGCGAACCCTCACAGGGCCGGATCACCGTCGGGGACGGCATCGCCCCCACCGGCCGGTACCTGGTCACCCAGGAGGTCCACCTCTTCGGCGGCACCCTCGCCGACAACCTGAGGCTCGCCCGCCCCACCGCCACCGACGACGAACTCCGCGACGCCCTGCGCGAGGTCGGTGCCGACTGGGCACTCGGCCCGGAATCCGGGCTGGACACCGTCCTCGGCCCCGGCGGCACCCTCCTCGACGACGGATCGGTCCAGCACCTCGCCCTGGCCCGGGTGCTGCTCGCCGATCCGCCCGTGGCCGTTCTCGACGAGGCCACCGCCGAGTCCGGACCGCAGGCCAGGAACCTCCTGCGGGCGGCTCTCGAACGCGTCACCCGGGACCGCACCAGCGTGATCGTGGCCCACCGCCTGGAACAGGCACGCGCCGCGGACCGCGTCGTCGTCCTCGCCCGCGGCCGGGTCGCCGAACAGGGCACCCACAGTGAACTGCTCGCCCGCCAAGGCGAATACGCCGCCCTCTGGCACGCCTACACCGCGACCGCTCCCCCTTCCTGACCTCGCCCCGACGCACCACCACCACACGCCAGCACGAAGGAGCACACCCATGACCATCCACCGAGCCGTCGTCGCCCGGGTCCTGCCGCTCACCGGAACCATGGTCCGGATCACGTTCCACGGCGGGGACCTCGCCACGTTCACCTCGACGGGCATCGGCGACGAGTACGTACGCCTCTTCTTCCCGCACGGGACCGACCGCGCCGACCTGTCACTGCCCGAGACGACGGAGAACGGCGACTGGCAGACCCCGGAGGGCAGGCCCACCGCCCCCATGCGCACCTACACCATCCGCGCGGTGCGCCCGGAGGCCGGGGAGATCGACATCGACTTCGTGCTGCACTCCCACGGTGTGGCGTCGAGCTGGGCCGCCGCCGCACGCCCCGGCGACATGATCGGACTCAACTCCCCCACCGGTCTCTACAGTCCCCCCGCCGACCTCACCTGGCAGGTCCTGATCTCCGACCTCACCGGGCTGCCCGCCGTCGCGCGGATCCTGGAGGACACCCCGGACGGGGTCACAACCCGGGCGGTCATCGAGGTGCCCGGCCCGGCCGCCGTCCAGCCGCTCCCGGACCGGCCGCACATCAGGTCGACCTGGAGCTACGGCGGCAACGGCGAGGGCCCGAGCCGTCTGGCCGAGCTGGTGGCCGCCGCGATCCCGCCCGGCGCGGACCTGACCGGCGGTTACATCTGGGTCGCGGGCCAGACCAACGCCCTGCGCACCGTGCGCCGCCACCTCCGCAAGGAGCTGAAGCTCCCCATGGAACGCTTCAAGGTGGTCGGCTACTGGGTGCCGGACTCCGACACCTGGACCGAGCGCTACGAGGCCCTGCCCGCGGACGTACGGGCGGAACTGGACGCCCTCTGGGACAACCCGGTCGACGAGCCGGAGGACCTCACCATCCGGTACGAGGCCCGCCTCAGCTCCCTCGGACTGTGAGGCGGCGCGGGCCGGGGCCCGCGGGGCCCGGGCTGTGAGGCCCGCCCGGGCTCAGGCCGCCCGCTCGGCGCTCTCCCCCGTCAGCGCCGCGAGCAGCCAGTCGTGCGCGGTGCCGGGGGTCGGCTCGGCACGCCCGTCCCGCGGGCCGATCACCTCGGCCACCAGCTCCCAGTACCGGTCGATCCGCGGGTCCGCCGCGAGCCGGCCGGTCAGCAGGCGGCGGAAGTCCGCGCTGTCACCCGTGCCGTACGAAGCGGCGTACGCGGCGACGAAACAGTCCAACGCCTCGCCCGGACGCGGTGCCCGCCCCCACCGCAACTGCGCCGCCGCCAGGCCGTACGCCTCCCCCAGACCGTCGTACAGCACCGCCGGACGGAAGTCCGGGGAGGACCGGTGGACCACGGGCTGGTCCCGCCCGGTCCCCTCGCACGGGCGCGTCACGAAGGCGTTCAGCCGCGCGAAGGCCAGCACCTGCGCGGGCGTCGGGTCCTCGGGCGGCGGCGGCACTGCCTGATCCAGGAACGCCGCGAGCGCCCGGCCCCGCATCCGTCGCGGCAGCCAGGCCCGCCAGAAACGTACGAGCGGGTCCGTACTGGGCGGGGCCGCCACCGTACCGATCAGCCGCAGCCGCTCGGCGCGTTCCTCCGGCGCGCACTCCTGGACCAGCCGCAGTCCCGCCTCGCGCCACCGCAGCGCCCCCAGCCGGCTGCCGACCTCGCGCAGCTGTCCGGCGACGGCGTCCTCCAGCACACCGCCCGACCCGTCCTCCTCGTCCAGGACGCGCCGCACCTGCGGGACCGGCAGGTCCAGGGCGCGCAGGGAACGGATCAGCAGCAACCGGTCCAGGGCGTCCGGGCCGTAACGGCGGTGGCCCCCGGAACTGCGCGCGGTCTCCGGCAGCAGGCCGCGGTCGGAATAGAAGCGGACGGTCTTGACGGTGACGCCGGCGCGCTCGGCGAGCTCGCCGATGCCGCACAGACCGTCGTGCGACGGGAACACTTGAACCTCCCTCAGGGGGAGTTCCTACCGTACCGGTGAGGGCGGACGGCCGGTCGAGGAAGGCTCGGCCGCCGCGCGGACCGCGGTGTACGGGCTCCGCGGCACGACGTACGAGGAGAGCGCGATGACGACCACATTCATCCTGGTTCCGGGTACCTTCACCGGCGATCAGGTGTGGGACGGGACGGCGGAGGGACTGGCCGCGGCGGGCGCCGAGGCTCACGCGGTGACGCTCACCGGGCTCGGCGGACGCGGCGGGACCCCGGCCACGGGGGTGGACCTGGAGACGCACATCGCCGATGTGGTGCGGCTGATCGACTCCGTCGGCATGGCGGGCGGCCGGGACATCGTGCTGGTGGGTCACGACTACGGGATGCACCCGGTGCTGGGTGCCGCCGACCGGCGTGCCGGCCGCGTCGCGCGGATCGTCTGCCTGGACACGGGTCTGCCGCAGGACGGCGTCCCGGCACTGGCCACCGTGCCCGACCGGGGCGTGCGCGAGGAGTTGCGGACGAGGGCGGGGCAGGACGCTCCGGTGGGTGAGGAAGTGCTCCCGGCCCCGGACTCCGGGGCGGCCTGGCAGCGCTGGGGCAGCACCGCCGGTGTTCCCGAGGAGGCTCTGGACCGGCTGACCCGGCTCGCGGCCCCGCAGCCGCTCGGCACCCTGCTCCAGCCGCTGCGGCTGACGGGGGCGGCCTCGGCGGTGCCGACCACCGGCGTGCTGTGCACCGCCAACGGCGCGGGCATCGAGATGGTCCAGATGCAGGTGGGCCTCGGCAACCCCGCCCTCCGGGCCCTCGCGGACCGGCGGGTGGGTTTCTTCGAACTCCCCACCGGGCACTGGCCGATGCTCTCCTGCCCCGGCGAACTGGTCACGGTGCTGCTGAGGGCGGCCGCGGGCGAGGGGCACCGGCTGACCCCGGCGACGGACGAACGGCCGGGGCATCTGAGGCCGTTCCTCCTGGACCTGCCGGACGTCCCGCGCGAGCGGTCCGGGAACGTGGACCTGTATCTGCCGCCCGAGGGCGAAGGACCCTGCCCGGCCGTGGTGCTCGTGCACGGCGGCCCGGTGCCCGCCGACGCCCGGCCGACCCCGCGGGACTGGCCGACCCTGACCGGGTACGGCCGGCTCGCCGCCCTGCGCGGGGTGGTGGGCGTGACTCTGGATCACCGGCTGCACGAGATCACCGACCACGCGCGCGCCGCCGAGGACGTCGCGGCGGCGGTGGATCTGGTCCGGGCCGACCCACGGGTCGACCCGGACCGGGTCGCGCTCTGGTTCTTCTCGGGCGGCGGACTGCTCGCGGCGGACTGGCTCGCTGCGCCGCCCGTGTGGCTGCGCTGTGTCGCCGCGAACTACCCGATCCTCGCGCCGCTGCCGAACTGGGGGCTCGGCGACAGCCGGTTCCGGCCGGTGCGCGCGGTGCGCGGGGCCGGTGAGCTGCCGGTCGTCCTGCTCCGGGCCGGGCTGGAGATGCCGGAGATCGCCGTGACGGTCGCGGAGTTCCTGGCCGCGGCCGAGGAGTGCGGAGCCGCTGTCGAGGTGATCGACGTACCCGAGGGCCACCATGGGTTCGAGACCGTCGACCCGACCGACGCGTCGCGCGACGCCGTCCACAGGGCGATGAGCTCCGTCCTGTCGCACCTGACGGCCTGACGGCCCGGAGTTCTGACGCCAGGCCGCCTGACCCGGCACCGGCGGCGCGGCGGTCACCGGCGCCGCCCCTCGACCGCACCGGCGGTGCGACGGTCCTGACACCCGGCGGCGCGACGTTCCTGGGGCACGGGCGCCCTGCCTACGCCTTGCGGAGCCGGGCGACGATGCCGTCGAGGTCCCGCTGGAACAGGTCGGGGCGGACGAAGTGCCCGCCGGGCACCTCGTGCCACTCGTGCGGGATACCGGCCGCACCGAGGCCGGCCCGGAACTCCCGCTGCCCGGCGAGCACCTGCGTCTCATTGAGCGTGTCGAACCAGTTGATCGGGTCGGGGCTGGTGCCCGCGACCAGGAAGACCCGCTTGTCGCGGTAGCTTCCGATGCGCTGCACCGGGTTGTCGGCGCTGACCCTGGCCTCGTCCCAGAGCGGCGCGCCGTAGACCGTGCCACCTCCCAGCTCCACGGCCGCGGAGGAGACGTTGGCCCAGTGCGTGACCAGGCCGGCGTCACGGCGGAGGCTGGCCGGCCCGGAGTGGGCGCTCACCGAGGCGAAGTGACCGTAGTACTTGGCCGCGTACTTCAGCGCACCGAAGCCTCCCATCGAGAATCCGGAGACGGCCCGGCCGTCGTACTCGGCGTAGGTACGGAAGTTGGCGTCGATCCACGGGAGGAGCTGGGCGATATGGAACGTCTCCCAGTTCCGGGGGCCGGTGTGGGAGCTGACCGGGTTGGAGTACCAGCCCGCGTGGCCGCCGTCGGGCATCACGACGATGACCGGCTTGCCCGCGGTCCAGGCGCGGATGCCCATGCGGTCGAAGGTGATGAAGTCCTGGTCGGTTCCGCCGCCGTGGAACAGGTACAGGACCGGATAGCGGCGCCCACTGGTGTGGTAGCCGTCGGGGAGCAGGACGTTGACGCCCGGATTCCAGCCGATCGCGTCGGTCGCGAAGCGGTAGTACCACATGCGCGGATCGCCCTCGTTGTGGTCGACGATGCGCAGCCCGAAGCCGTCGCCGGCCGCGGCGGCGGACGACGCCGCGGCCAGTACGCCTCCGGCGCCGAGGGCCGTCGCCGCGGTGATTCCGCCGATGGCCCTGATGACGTTCCTGCGGGTGGGGTGGGTGCTCAACGTGATCTCCTGGTGTGGGGAAGTGGCGCGGACGCGGCTGCGGGACACCGCGCGGGGCCGGCGGACGCACGCGGGCCGGCCGCCGGCCGGGCGGACGTCAGGCGGAGTACCCCTTCGGGGGGATCAGCGTGGCGAGCTGGTCGAAGGAGATCCAGTAGATCTGGTTGCCGCCGAAGGAGGCGGGGTCGGCGATGAGAACCGTGCGGTCCACCTCGTCGTAGCCGAAGACGGTGAAGTAGTGGTAGATCGTCTGGTCCGACGGGTATCCGGGCGGCTGGTTGCCCGGCGGGGCGACGATGTTGGCCACCAGCGGGTAGTTCCGGTCGATGTCGAAGACGATGTCCGACCACAGCAGGTCCCGCTGGGCCTGGGTGGGCGGGTCGTTCGGCATCTCCTTGGTCTCGTACCAGCCGCCGCCCAGGTTCGCGTTGAGTACGCCGGTGACCTGGCCGATGTGGTCGGTGCCCGCCTCGGTGGTGCCGAGCTGCCGGGCGAGCTCGCCCTGACCGGGCGGGGCGGTGCGGGCGGAGAGCGCGATGCGTGTGGCGGCCGGACCGCACCAGTAGCCGGTCTCCTGGACCTGGTAGTCGATCTGCAGCCAGTGGGCGCTACGGGTACGGCCGGATTCGACGCTCAGCCGGCCGCCCGGCCGGTTGTACCCGCTGACGACGGCCGTACCGGCCGCGGAGCCGTGGGTGCGTACGGACACGGCCGTGATGTGCGGTGCGGAGGACGCCTGGGCCGTGACGGGAAGGAGGAGGGTTCCGACGGCGACGGCGGCGATCGTGGTGGCCACAAGTCTCTTGCGCATGCAGGCTCCTGGTGGGGGGACGGGCCTTGCGGGAAGAAGCTGCTTCGGGGGCGCCCAGCAGTGCGGGACGGCGGGGACCAGCGTGGTTCCCGACCCGCCACGGGCACAAGCGCTGTAAGTCCAGGCTTACGACCGGAGGCGGGGGCCCGGCGCTCGTGGCCTACCGGCGGGCCGTGCGCTCCTCGGCGGCCAGCAGCGCACGGCCCTCCGCCGTTGCGACGTGAAAGGCCCGTCCGGCCCTGCGGACGGTGGTGATGAGACCCGCCGCGCGCAGCACGTTCAGGTGCTGGCTGACGGCCGGGTGGGTCACTTCCAGCAGGCGGGCGGCCTCCACGGTGGAGCAGCCGTTGCGGGTCGCGCGCAGAACGCCCGCGCGGGTGTGCCCGAGCAGTGGTCCCAGGGAGCCTGCGCCCTCTGCCGGGCGGGCGTCGGGGGCGGGCAGGGCCCAGTCGGCGTTGTGGTGGATGGGATGGACCAGGACGGGTGGCAGTTCCCCGTCCGCCAGTGTGATCGGTGTGGGCCAGCAGAAGAACGACGGTTGCAGCACGAGGCCCCGTCCTTCCAGACGGAGGTGCTGGTCGACGGGGTAGGCGACTTCCAGTACCGGCGGCCGCCAGCGGAACTGCGGGCCGAGTCCGGCGAGCAGCCCCTCGGTTCCGCCGTCCAGGAGGCTGTGCAGCCGGACGGCGCGGTCGGCTTCGACATGTGCCCGGACGCGTTGCCAGTACGGTGCCAGCGCCTCCAGCTGGTAGGCGTGGAGGGCATCGCCCAGCTGACGCAGGGCATGCGGGTCGCCGTCGGCCAAGGCCCCTGCCCAGCCGGGCAGTTGCCAGGAGGAGGCCAGGCGTGTCAGCTCGGTGCGCAGTCGCGGGCGCGGTGTGCTCATCAGGGTGTCGACGGCCGCTTGCAGGGTGGTGCGGTCGCCGGAGGTGGGTGTGAGGAAGTCCGGCGAGTAGCCGCGGGGCGGCAGCAGGCAGGAGAGCAGTCGGCGGCTGTCCGGGAGCCGGGGCCGGGCCCAGCGGCGCCACGCCCCGAACACCCGCTCCCCGTCGCGGCGTTGCAGCGTCTGCACACTGTTGCTGATCTCCCAGAGGAAGTCCGGCCCCGGGGCCACTCGGACCCGTGCCAGGTCCTCGGACGTGAAGTGCACCCGCAGCATGGTGGCTCCATCGATGAGTGAAGGCGCGCCGACGCCGGCCTCGGCCACGTCCGTCCGGTCAACGAGCTGACGGAGGCGCAGAGTTGTCCCGATCCACCACCTCTCCCCGCAGCGTACCGCCGTAGCGCGGCCGTACGGGCGCCGCTCGCGCGAGGCCGTTTCTCCGGCCCGTGGGCCGGCGGCCCCCGGGAAGCGGTTCGCCCCTCGCCCCCGGGTCCGCGGCCCGTACCCCGCGTGCGGCGCCGTCCGCCCGGCGCGCGTTCACCCGTCGTTCCCTCGCGCGTTGCCCAAGAGTCGCCGCGGAGGCTCCCCTTGTTGTGAATCAAGGCCATACGATGCGCTTGCGAAGCGCGCGCCGCGCACGGGAACACAGGGGGAGGCGCGATGTCAGGGAATCCGGATGACGGCATATCCGACGCGATGCCGGGCGGGGCGTGGGGGACGCTCCCCGAGGGTGTGGAGCTGTACCACCTGAGGCCGGACGGATCCATCGAGCTGGCCGACCGCGACGGCGCCCGCCTGCTGGGGCCCGAACGGGAGTTCCTCCGTTTCATCGACGACGGGAAGTTCGCCCACTATCTGGTGGGCGACGCGACGACCTCCCCCGAGCATCCCTCGAACGCCACGGTCAAGCTCGGTGTCGTGGGGCCGCGCAGCGCCTTCACCCCGCATGCCCACGGTGGTGAACACTTCGTCCTCAGCCTGGGCCACGCGGCGTGCGGCCTCTACGACGCGGACCGCGACCGGGTCACCGACATACCCCTGACACCCGGAACGCTCATACGGATTCCGGAGATGATGCCCCACTCCTTCGCGAACAGGGGCACCGGTCCACTGACCATCCTCGCGGCCAACACCGGTTACGGGATCGACCACGAGGACTACGCGATCACCGCGGGTGAGGCCGAGCGCCGCGCCGCGGGCGGCATCCCGGCCGCCGGGCAGGTGGCCGTGGCCGCCGCCACCGACTACCGCGCGCTCGCCGCCGCCCTGCGCGACATCGAGGACCTCCAGCGGGACCGCGGCATCGCCACCACCACCGTCCGCGAGCGTCTGGCCGCACGACTGCGCCGTGTGGCGACCGCACTGGAGGTCCGCCGGTGATCTGTCCGCACTGCGAGAAGAACCTGCTCCGCAAGGAGCGCCCCGACCACACCTGCTCCCACTGCCGGCGCCGGTACGCGCTGGACCCCAAGACCAACTCCCTCGGCCTCAGCGATCTGCGGGTGCGCAGGATCCTCGCCAAGGTGACGGAGGGCGGCAGCATCGCGGTGACGCCGGACCAGTTGTGGTACGCGCTCTCCCGCAACCGGCTCCAGCAGCGCACGTTCGCACCGGGGTGCGCGGGTTCCTTCCTCTTCGCCGGGCTGGTCGTCGGTGCCTTCGGCGTCTTCATCGAGGAAGTGGGCCTCCTCCTCGTCTCGGGCGCCCTGCTGCTTGTC includes:
- a CDS encoding alpha/beta hydrolase yields the protein MSTHPTRRNVIRAIGGITAATALGAGGVLAAASSAAAAGDGFGLRIVDHNEGDPRMWYYRFATDAIGWNPGVNVLLPDGYHTSGRRYPVLYLFHGGGTDQDFITFDRMGIRAWTAGKPVIVVMPDGGHAGWYSNPVSSHTGPRNWETFHIAQLLPWIDANFRTYAEYDGRAVSGFSMGGFGALKYAAKYYGHFASVSAHSGPASLRRDAGLVTHWANVSSAAVELGGGTVYGAPLWDEARVSADNPVQRIGSYRDKRVFLVAGTSPDPINWFDTLNETQVLAGQREFRAGLGAAGIPHEWHEVPGGHFVRPDLFQRDLDGIVARLRKA
- a CDS encoding helix-turn-helix domain-containing protein, whose product is MFPSHDGLCGIGELAERAGVTVKTVRFYSDRGLLPETARSSGGHRRYGPDALDRLLLIRSLRALDLPVPQVRRVLDEEDGSGGVLEDAVAGQLREVGSRLGALRWREAGLRLVQECAPEERAERLRLIGTVAAPPSTDPLVRFWRAWLPRRMRGRALAAFLDQAVPPPPEDPTPAQVLAFARLNAFVTRPCEGTGRDQPVVHRSSPDFRPAVLYDGLGEAYGLAAAQLRWGRAPRPGEALDCFVAAYAASYGTGDSADFRRLLTGRLAADPRIDRYWELVAEVIGPRDGRAEPTPGTAHDWLLAALTGESAERAA
- a CDS encoding ABC transporter ATP-binding protein produces the protein MTPAHPTLPIAGPRRTRRELRRRLGAHRGRLAAALLTLLSGTAVTLATPAILGGIVDAVTEQSGRGRLTALGVALLLVAATGAALAHAGGRMLVTVVQDVLAALREDVFETAIHLPVATLESSDSSDVVSRVTRDVEAISEAASDVLPDITNAGFTIGLSLVGLAVLDPRLALAGLVCLPIHILATRQFLARSHVVYGDIRRLESARGQSVIEAVHGAETIRTYRTQDLHLGELSGRGELAIERQRDGVKLRNRFTGLLNAAEFIGLAAVLLCGYALLGSGAITLGAATAAALYFHRLFGPVGALLGSLDDVQRATVGLARLVGITDLGRDREEGDGRGGADGRRETDGRNDTDGPRETDGRDETDGPHETDGPARAPYRPEIEVKGVSFSYDGTRPALSDVSLRVPAGSSLALVGASGSGKTTLARLIAGLGEPSQGRITVGDGIAPTGRYLVTQEVHLFGGTLADNLRLARPTATDDELRDALREVGADWALGPESGLDTVLGPGGTLLDDGSVQHLALARVLLADPPVAVLDEATAESGPQARNLLRAALERVTRDRTSVIVAHRLEQARAADRVVVLARGRVAEQGTHSELLARQGEYAALWHAYTATAPPS
- a CDS encoding ArsR/SmtB family transcription factor, coding for MLRVHFTSEDLARVRVAPGPDFLWEISNSVQTLQRRDGERVFGAWRRWARPRLPDSRRLLSCLLPPRGYSPDFLTPTSGDRTTLQAAVDTLMSTPRPRLRTELTRLASSWQLPGWAGALADGDPHALRQLGDALHAYQLEALAPYWQRVRAHVEADRAVRLHSLLDGGTEGLLAGLGPQFRWRPPVLEVAYPVDQHLRLEGRGLVLQPSFFCWPTPITLADGELPPVLVHPIHHNADWALPAPDARPAEGAGSLGPLLGHTRAGVLRATRNGCSTVEAARLLEVTHPAVSQHLNVLRAAGLITTVRRAGRAFHVATAEGRALLAAEERTARR
- a CDS encoding alpha/beta fold hydrolase is translated as MTTTFILVPGTFTGDQVWDGTAEGLAAAGAEAHAVTLTGLGGRGGTPATGVDLETHIADVVRLIDSVGMAGGRDIVLVGHDYGMHPVLGAADRRAGRVARIVCLDTGLPQDGVPALATVPDRGVREELRTRAGQDAPVGEEVLPAPDSGAAWQRWGSTAGVPEEALDRLTRLAAPQPLGTLLQPLRLTGAASAVPTTGVLCTANGAGIEMVQMQVGLGNPALRALADRRVGFFELPTGHWPMLSCPGELVTVLLRAAAGEGHRLTPATDERPGHLRPFLLDLPDVPRERSGNVDLYLPPEGEGPCPAVVLVHGGPVPADARPTPRDWPTLTGYGRLAALRGVVGVTLDHRLHEITDHARAAEDVAAAVDLVRADPRVDPDRVALWFFSGGGLLAADWLAAPPVWLRCVAANYPILAPLPNWGLGDSRFRPVRAVRGAGELPVVLLRAGLEMPEIAVTVAEFLAAAEECGAAVEVIDVPEGHHGFETVDPTDASRDAVHRAMSSVLSHLTA
- a CDS encoding C39 family peptidase — its product is MRKRLVATTIAAVAVGTLLLPVTAQASSAPHITAVSVRTHGSAAGTAVVSGYNRPGGRLSVESGRTRSAHWLQIDYQVQETGYWCGPAATRIALSARTAPPGQGELARQLGTTEAGTDHIGQVTGVLNANLGGGWYETKEMPNDPPTQAQRDLLWSDIVFDIDRNYPLVANIVAPPGNQPPGYPSDQTIYHYFTVFGYDEVDRTVLIADPASFGGNQIYWISFDQLATLIPPKGYSA
- a CDS encoding siderophore-interacting protein encodes the protein MTIHRAVVARVLPLTGTMVRITFHGGDLATFTSTGIGDEYVRLFFPHGTDRADLSLPETTENGDWQTPEGRPTAPMRTYTIRAVRPEAGEIDIDFVLHSHGVASSWAAAARPGDMIGLNSPTGLYSPPADLTWQVLISDLTGLPAVARILEDTPDGVTTRAVIEVPGPAAVQPLPDRPHIRSTWSYGGNGEGPSRLAELVAAAIPPGADLTGGYIWVAGQTNALRTVRRHLRKELKLPMERFKVVGYWVPDSDTWTERYEALPADVRAELDALWDNPVDEPEDLTIRYEARLSSLGL
- a CDS encoding cupin domain-containing protein; its protein translation is MSGNPDDGISDAMPGGAWGTLPEGVELYHLRPDGSIELADRDGARLLGPEREFLRFIDDGKFAHYLVGDATTSPEHPSNATVKLGVVGPRSAFTPHAHGGEHFVLSLGHAACGLYDADRDRVTDIPLTPGTLIRIPEMMPHSFANRGTGPLTILAANTGYGIDHEDYAITAGEAERRAAGGIPAAGQVAVAAATDYRALAAALRDIEDLQRDRGIATTTVRERLAARLRRVATALEVRR